Proteins encoded within one genomic window of Ovis aries strain OAR_USU_Benz2616 breed Rambouillet chromosome 1, ARS-UI_Ramb_v3.0, whole genome shotgun sequence:
- the CLDN14 gene encoding claudin-14 isoform X1 gives MASTAVQLLGFLLCFLGLVGTLITTILPHWRRTAHVGTNILTAVSYLKGLWMECVWHSTGIYQCQVYRSLLALPRDLQAARALMVVSCLLSGAACASAVVGMQCTRCAKGTAAKTACAALGGALFLLAGLLCLVAVSWTTHDVVQNFYNPLLPSGMKFEIGQALYLGFIASALSLIGGTLLCLACQEEAPTRAPPRAAAAPAPAYRPPDAYKDNRAPSAVSASHSGYRLNDYV, from the coding sequence ATGGCTAGCACCGCCGTGCAGCTCCTGGGTTTCCTGCTTTGCTTCCTGGGCCTGGTGGGCACGCTCATCACCACCATCCTGCCGCACTGGCGTCGCACGGCGCACGTGGGCACCAACATCCTGACGGCCGTGTCCTACCTGAAGGGGCTGTGGATGGAGTGCGTGTGGCACAGCACGGGCATCTACCAGTGCCAGGTCTACCGCTCGCTGCTGGCGCTGCCCCGCGACCTGCAGGCGGCGCGCGCGCTCATGGTGGTGTCCTGCCTGCTGTCGGGCGCCGCGTGCGCCAGCGCCGTGGTGGGCATGCAGTGCACGCGCTGCGCCAAGGGCACCGCGGCCAAGACAGCGTGCGCCGCGCTGGGCGGCGCGCTCTTCCTGCTGGCGGGCCTGCTCTGCCTGGTGGCCGTCTCCTGGACCACCCACGACGTGGTGCAGAACTTCTACAACCCGCTGCTGCCCAGCGGCATGAAGTTCGAGATCGGGCAGGCCCTCTACCTCGGCTTCATCGCCTCGGCCCTGTCGCTCATCGGCGGCACGCTGCTCTGCCTGGCCTGCCAGGAAGAGGCGCCCACCCGGGCCCCTCCCCGGGCCGCCGCGGCCCCCGCGCCCGCCTACCGGCCCCCCGACGCCTACAAGGACAATCGGGCCCCCTCGGCCGTCTCGGCCTCGCACAGCGGGTATAGGCTGAACGACTATGTGTGA
- the CLDN14 gene encoding claudin-14 isoform X2 gives MYEDSSGRPSERAAAGEAMASTAVQLLGFLLCFLGLVGTLITTILPHWRRTAHVGTNILTAVSYLKGLWMECVWHSTGIYQCQVYRSLLALPRDLQAARALMVVSCLLSGAACASAVVGMQCTRCAKGTAAKTACAALGGALFLLAGLLCLVAVSWTTHDVVQNFYNPLLPSGMKFEIGQALYLGFIASALSLIGGTLLCLACQEEAPTRAPPRAAAAPAPAYRPPDAYKDNRAPSAVSASHSGYRLNDYV, from the coding sequence GACTCCAGCGGGCGCCCGAGCGAGCGGGCAGCAGCCGGCGAGGCCATGGCTAGCACCGCCGTGCAGCTCCTGGGTTTCCTGCTTTGCTTCCTGGGCCTGGTGGGCACGCTCATCACCACCATCCTGCCGCACTGGCGTCGCACGGCGCACGTGGGCACCAACATCCTGACGGCCGTGTCCTACCTGAAGGGGCTGTGGATGGAGTGCGTGTGGCACAGCACGGGCATCTACCAGTGCCAGGTCTACCGCTCGCTGCTGGCGCTGCCCCGCGACCTGCAGGCGGCGCGCGCGCTCATGGTGGTGTCCTGCCTGCTGTCGGGCGCCGCGTGCGCCAGCGCCGTGGTGGGCATGCAGTGCACGCGCTGCGCCAAGGGCACCGCGGCCAAGACAGCGTGCGCCGCGCTGGGCGGCGCGCTCTTCCTGCTGGCGGGCCTGCTCTGCCTGGTGGCCGTCTCCTGGACCACCCACGACGTGGTGCAGAACTTCTACAACCCGCTGCTGCCCAGCGGCATGAAGTTCGAGATCGGGCAGGCCCTCTACCTCGGCTTCATCGCCTCGGCCCTGTCGCTCATCGGCGGCACGCTGCTCTGCCTGGCCTGCCAGGAAGAGGCGCCCACCCGGGCCCCTCCCCGGGCCGCCGCGGCCCCCGCGCCCGCCTACCGGCCCCCCGACGCCTACAAGGACAATCGGGCCCCCTCGGCCGTCTCGGCCTCGCACAGCGGGTATAGGCTGAACGACTATGTGTGA